One genomic region from Leifsonia poae encodes:
- a CDS encoding sugar kinase, translating into MTPAKPENTASGRNEAAVQREPVQVTTIGEAMIALFPDTPLPLAEAHTFGSDVGGAEFNVASTLARMGIRTAWISRLGADGFGDRIRRTAAEAGVDTAAVETDDKRATGLYVKETASGLNGTRTRMHYYRRESAASAIGPALLRSEAAAAALRESRIVHTSGITAALSVSAAEALAGLRDAVGPHAIVSVDLNYRPLLWRDRATDPLDALVAQADALFVGVDEAGAHFGHADGERLFADHPRLSRLVLKDEAMHASTLRRDGTQIRVPCLTVEVVEPVGAGDAFAAGYLAALVEGRDETTCLRLGHALAALTLIGSGDRPVTVPDAAERDRIAAAPDEVWAAWRVHPGEIPWRRS; encoded by the coding sequence ATGACGCCGGCGAAACCCGAGAACACGGCATCCGGACGAAACGAGGCGGCGGTGCAACGGGAACCCGTGCAGGTCACGACGATCGGCGAAGCCATGATCGCGCTGTTCCCCGATACCCCGCTTCCGCTCGCGGAGGCGCACACCTTCGGTTCCGATGTGGGCGGCGCCGAGTTCAATGTGGCGAGCACGCTGGCCCGCATGGGCATCCGCACCGCGTGGATCTCACGCCTCGGCGCCGACGGGTTCGGCGACCGCATCCGACGCACCGCGGCCGAAGCAGGTGTCGACACCGCCGCGGTCGAGACCGATGACAAGCGTGCGACCGGTCTCTACGTGAAAGAGACGGCATCCGGGCTGAACGGGACACGCACCCGGATGCACTACTACCGTCGCGAATCGGCCGCCTCGGCGATCGGCCCGGCCCTGCTCCGCTCCGAGGCCGCCGCTGCGGCGCTGCGCGAGTCGCGGATCGTCCACACCTCCGGGATCACGGCCGCCCTCTCGGTCTCGGCCGCCGAAGCCCTCGCCGGGCTGCGCGATGCCGTCGGGCCGCACGCCATCGTGAGCGTCGACCTCAACTACCGCCCGTTGCTCTGGCGCGACCGCGCGACCGACCCTCTGGATGCGCTTGTCGCCCAGGCGGACGCCCTCTTCGTGGGCGTCGACGAGGCCGGCGCCCACTTCGGCCACGCCGACGGGGAGCGACTGTTCGCCGACCACCCCCGCCTCAGCCGGCTCGTGCTGAAAGACGAAGCCATGCACGCTTCCACGCTGCGTCGGGACGGAACGCAGATCCGTGTCCCCTGTCTCACAGTTGAGGTGGTGGAACCAGTCGGCGCGGGTGACGCCTTCGCCGCCGGCTATCTGGCGGCCCTGGTGGAGGGGCGCGACGAGACGACCTGCCTGCGGCTCGGGCACGCACTCGCGGCGCTCACTCTGATCGGCTCCGGCGATCGTCCCGTCACGGTTCCGGATGCGGCGGAGCGCGACCGCATCGCCGCCGCCCCCGACGAGGTCTGGGCAGCGTGGCGTGTGCACCCCGGCGAGATCCCCTGGCGGCGGTCATGA
- a CDS encoding RidA family protein has protein sequence MADRTALSTPDAPAPAHTFSQGVRRGPFVQVSGQGPVDPATNEYLHPGDVAAQTKRTLQNVEAILAAGGATFDDVMMLRVYLTKREDFAVMNEAYGEFVSARVSSGVLPARTTVFTGLPREEMLVEIDAIAVTD, from the coding sequence ATGGCCGACCGCACCGCCCTGAGCACCCCCGACGCCCCCGCTCCGGCGCACACCTTCTCGCAGGGGGTCCGCCGTGGACCCTTCGTGCAGGTCTCGGGGCAGGGCCCGGTCGACCCGGCCACGAACGAGTACCTGCACCCGGGCGATGTCGCCGCCCAGACGAAGCGGACCCTGCAGAATGTGGAGGCCATCCTCGCGGCCGGCGGCGCCACCTTCGACGATGTCATGATGCTGCGGGTCTACCTCACCAAGCGTGAGGACTTCGCCGTCATGAACGAGGCGTACGGGGAGTTCGTCTCGGCCCGGGTGAGCTCGGGCGTGCTGCCGGCCCGCACCACGGTCTTCACCGGATTGCCCCGCGAGGAGATGCTCGTCGAGATCGACGCCATCGCTGTCACCGACTGA
- a CDS encoding META domain-containing protein gives MKIVRTTVLVLAIAAAASLTGCAANSPSASPTPTASADSSVSVFVGSWGDDAQGQPSLTIAADGAFNGSDGCNAMAGKATFVGDKLEFGPFASTLVACEGVHPWLSLASTATVSGDTLTVFKADGDKIGTLAKR, from the coding sequence ATGAAGATCGTGCGCACCACCGTTCTCGTTCTGGCCATCGCGGCCGCGGCCTCCCTCACCGGATGCGCGGCGAACTCCCCGAGCGCGAGCCCCACCCCGACCGCATCCGCCGACTCGTCGGTGTCGGTGTTCGTCGGCTCCTGGGGGGACGACGCCCAGGGGCAGCCGTCGCTGACCATCGCCGCCGACGGCGCCTTCAACGGGTCGGATGGCTGCAACGCGATGGCAGGCAAGGCGACCTTCGTCGGCGACAAGCTCGAGTTCGGGCCGTTCGCCAGCACGCTGGTGGCCTGCGAGGGTGTTCACCCCTGGCTCTCCCTGGCCTCCACTGCCACGGTGTCGGGCGACACCCTCACCGTCTTCAAAGCGGATGGCGACAAGATCGGCACGCTGGCGAAACGGTGA
- a CDS encoding alanine racemase produces MQTSKAMPLGSTADDVTALASRRPALHTFPTPLVTLSEAALQHNLDTMSAWCARAGVGLAPHGKTTMSRALWERQLAAGAWGITVATPWQLSVALEWGIPRVMLANALVQPDALRFTARQGAPGQVLVWADSVAAVEIMQETLSAARAPAPLGVLVELGSAGGRTGARTQGEALAVARAVTTSPALTLAGVSGYEGALAHTGDETALSVVRDYLRTLVALHDAIEAEGLYPAGGTAILTAGGSAYFDIVAEVLAARHDPVGARGRVVEVLLRSGAYITHDDGFYHGITPLDREESNAGFHAAIHGWATVVSRPEPGLALVDAGKRDLPYDEGLPVPQAVRRRGSTTTIPIQDAVVTAMNDQHSFVSVPPGLALDVGDVVRFGLSHPCTTFDKWRALAIVDDVEAADPRVIGLLETTFG; encoded by the coding sequence ATGCAGACCTCGAAGGCCATGCCGCTCGGTTCCACCGCGGATGACGTCACCGCCCTGGCGAGCAGGCGACCGGCGCTGCACACCTTCCCCACCCCGCTCGTCACGCTGAGCGAAGCCGCTTTGCAGCACAACCTCGACACGATGTCCGCCTGGTGCGCCCGGGCGGGCGTCGGTCTGGCGCCGCACGGGAAGACGACCATGAGCCGCGCGCTCTGGGAACGGCAGCTCGCGGCCGGGGCGTGGGGGATCACCGTGGCGACGCCCTGGCAGCTCTCGGTGGCGCTGGAGTGGGGCATCCCCCGCGTGATGCTCGCCAACGCCCTCGTGCAGCCGGATGCGCTGCGGTTCACCGCCCGGCAGGGGGCACCCGGTCAGGTGCTGGTCTGGGCGGACTCGGTCGCCGCAGTGGAGATCATGCAGGAGACGCTGAGCGCCGCCCGGGCCCCCGCGCCCCTCGGCGTGCTGGTCGAGCTCGGCAGCGCGGGCGGCCGCACCGGGGCTCGAACGCAGGGCGAAGCCCTCGCCGTCGCCCGCGCCGTAACGACCTCCCCCGCCCTCACCCTCGCCGGCGTCAGCGGTTATGAGGGAGCACTGGCGCACACCGGCGACGAAACAGCACTGTCCGTTGTGCGCGACTACCTGCGCACCCTCGTCGCGCTGCACGACGCGATCGAAGCCGAAGGGCTCTACCCCGCCGGCGGCACGGCGATCCTGACCGCCGGTGGCAGCGCCTACTTCGACATCGTCGCGGAGGTCCTCGCCGCGCGTCACGACCCCGTCGGCGCACGTGGTCGCGTGGTTGAGGTCCTGCTCCGCTCGGGCGCCTACATCACGCACGACGACGGCTTCTACCACGGGATCACCCCGCTCGACCGCGAAGAATCGAACGCAGGGTTCCACGCCGCGATCCACGGCTGGGCCACGGTGGTCTCCCGCCCCGAACCCGGACTCGCGCTGGTGGATGCGGGAAAACGCGACCTCCCCTACGACGAAGGTCTGCCCGTACCCCAGGCCGTCCGCCGCCGAGGCTCCACGACCACCATCCCGATCCAGGATGCGGTCGTCACCGCGATGAACGACCAGCACAGCTTCGTGAGCGTTCCGCCCGGGCTGGCGCTCGACGTGGGGGATGTCGTGCGTTTCGGGCTGTCGCATCCGTGCACCACATTCGACAAATGGCGCGCCCTCGCCATCGTCGACGATGTGGAGGCGGCCGACCCCCGCGTGATCGGCCTGCTCGAGACCACCTTCGGCTGA
- a CDS encoding IclR family transcriptional regulator, giving the protein MSQSLARGLELLDLVSRGVDSLDTLAAATGVHKTTVLRLLQTLESHGYVTRDVSYRYHVGSAVFGLAQTALDTRDVRRVAAPTLRALGATTGQTVHLAAFDGETVIYIDKVESRQPLRMYSRIGLPAALHATAVAKILLGGLDDADLDRVAAAVDYERFTGCTIAGPDELIAEVRRSAARGWAQDHEEHETFMNCVGAPVFGADGRVAAAVSVSVPNVVLSYAGVLDLLPALREATAAISAELGFVGEAPFVLPPALPTLPTIPTV; this is encoded by the coding sequence ATGAGCCAGTCCTTGGCACGCGGCCTCGAACTGCTCGACCTCGTCTCGCGCGGGGTCGACTCGCTCGACACCCTGGCGGCGGCCACGGGCGTGCACAAGACGACGGTGCTGCGCCTGCTGCAGACGCTGGAATCGCATGGCTACGTCACCCGCGACGTGTCGTACCGCTACCACGTGGGTTCGGCGGTCTTCGGGCTCGCCCAGACCGCCCTCGACACCCGGGATGTGCGTCGCGTCGCCGCCCCCACGCTGCGGGCGCTCGGCGCGACGACCGGCCAGACCGTGCACCTGGCCGCCTTCGACGGGGAGACGGTGATCTACATCGACAAAGTCGAGTCGCGTCAGCCGTTGCGGATGTACTCCCGCATCGGGCTTCCCGCCGCCCTTCACGCCACCGCGGTGGCGAAGATCCTGCTCGGCGGACTCGACGACGCCGACCTCGACCGTGTGGCCGCGGCCGTCGACTACGAGCGGTTCACCGGGTGCACCATCGCCGGCCCCGACGAGCTGATCGCCGAGGTGCGCCGCTCCGCCGCCCGCGGCTGGGCGCAAGACCACGAGGAGCACGAGACCTTCATGAACTGCGTCGGCGCCCCCGTCTTCGGCGCCGACGGACGGGTTGCCGCTGCCGTGTCGGTCTCGGTTCCGAACGTCGTGCTTTCCTACGCCGGTGTGCTCGACCTGCTTCCCGCGCTGCGAGAAGCCACTGCGGCGATCTCCGCCGAGCTCGGGTTCGTGGGCGAAGCGCCCTTCGTGCTTCCGCCCGCCCTCCCCACCCTCCCCACCATCCCCACCGTCTGA
- a CDS encoding SGNH/GDSL hydrolase family protein, which produces MSLLRADDRILFIGDSITDAERVRTDPADLGQGYARVVAESLAETRPELAIEVINRGISGDRAVDLQARWEEDCLDLTPTVVSLLVGVNDTWRRFDSNDPTSTEAFETSVRDLLTRARESLNPRFVLLEPFTLPVGPVTPEWRDDLEPRIVVIRALAAEFDAVLVSTDELFAFWATERRAAELLGDGVHPTPLGHELMAQAWLGAAA; this is translated from the coding sequence ATGAGCCTTCTGCGCGCGGACGACCGCATCCTGTTCATCGGAGATTCGATCACGGATGCGGAGCGTGTGCGCACCGACCCCGCCGATCTCGGCCAGGGCTACGCCCGGGTCGTGGCGGAGTCGCTCGCCGAGACGCGCCCCGAGCTGGCGATCGAGGTCATCAACCGCGGCATCAGCGGCGACCGCGCCGTCGACCTCCAGGCGCGCTGGGAGGAAGACTGCCTCGATCTGACGCCGACCGTGGTCTCGCTGCTCGTCGGCGTCAATGACACCTGGCGCCGGTTCGACTCGAACGACCCCACGTCGACCGAAGCCTTCGAGACCTCGGTGCGCGACCTGCTGACCCGGGCGCGGGAGTCGCTGAACCCCCGGTTCGTGCTGCTCGAGCCGTTCACCCTGCCGGTCGGCCCGGTGACCCCGGAATGGCGGGACGACCTGGAACCGCGCATCGTGGTCATCCGTGCGCTCGCAGCCGAGTTCGACGCCGTGCTGGTGTCGACGGACGAGCTCTTCGCCTTCTGGGCGACCGAGCGCCGCGCGGCCGAACTGCTGGGGGATGGCGTGCACCCGACCCCGCTCGGTCACGAGCTGATGGCACAGGCCTGGCTCGGCGCAGCGGCCTGA
- a CDS encoding N-acyl-D-amino-acid deacylase family protein, translating to MTVPEGGSTLIRGALVLDGSGEPGFVGDVLVEGGRIAAVGRVNAASRLDAPVGGRILDADGLAVAPGFIDMHAHSDLAVLTDHAHLAKVSQGVTTEVIGQDGLSYAPATEQTMPMLREQIAGWNGTGPGLDFAWRSVADYLAAVDAHGTATNVAYLIPQGSVRMAVVGSERRTATPDELREMRRLIADGMRDGAFGLSSGLTYAPGMFADTAELVALCTVVAEHGGFYAPHQRSYGAGALAAYAEMLDVAAQAGCALHLTHATMNFAVNRGRASELVALIDGGLAAGLDITIDTYPYLSGSTTLSALLPGWASAGGPEATLARLRDPADRARIAYELEVTGSDGCHGVPVEWGTVEIAGVLDPALLPAVGHTIAALAERRGAPPSNVYFDLLTADRLGTSILQHVGDEQNVRTMMRHPRHTGGSDGILVGTKPHPRAWGTFPRYLGHYVREEGVLTLEDAIVHLSARPAARLGLTDRGRIRAGAVADLVLFDPHAVADRATDADPRRPAVGIPWVFIAGRPVIADSTRTDQVPGRALRKNAV from the coding sequence ATGACCGTGCCGGAGGGCGGGAGCACACTCATCCGCGGGGCCCTGGTGCTCGACGGATCGGGCGAGCCTGGCTTCGTGGGCGACGTCCTGGTCGAGGGCGGACGCATCGCCGCCGTGGGCCGAGTGAACGCAGCCAGCCGGCTCGACGCCCCCGTCGGCGGGCGAATCCTCGACGCGGACGGTCTCGCCGTCGCCCCTGGCTTCATCGATATGCACGCGCACTCCGATCTCGCCGTGCTCACCGATCACGCCCACCTCGCCAAGGTGTCGCAGGGCGTCACCACCGAGGTGATCGGGCAGGACGGCCTCTCCTACGCGCCGGCCACCGAGCAGACCATGCCGATGCTGCGCGAACAGATCGCCGGCTGGAACGGCACCGGACCGGGCCTGGACTTCGCTTGGCGCAGCGTGGCCGACTATCTTGCCGCCGTCGACGCTCACGGCACCGCGACGAACGTGGCCTACCTCATCCCGCAGGGATCCGTGCGGATGGCCGTCGTCGGCTCGGAGCGCCGCACCGCCACCCCCGACGAGCTCCGCGAGATGCGCAGACTCATCGCCGACGGGATGCGCGACGGCGCGTTCGGCCTCTCCTCCGGCCTCACCTACGCGCCCGGGATGTTCGCCGACACCGCCGAGCTCGTCGCCCTCTGCACCGTGGTCGCCGAGCACGGCGGCTTCTATGCACCCCACCAGCGCTCCTATGGCGCGGGCGCGCTGGCGGCCTATGCCGAGATGCTCGACGTGGCCGCGCAGGCCGGATGCGCCCTGCATCTCACCCACGCCACGATGAACTTCGCCGTCAACCGGGGCCGCGCGAGCGAACTCGTCGCCCTGATCGACGGCGGTCTCGCGGCCGGACTCGACATCACCATCGACACGTACCCCTACCTCTCCGGGTCGACGACGCTGTCGGCGCTGCTGCCCGGCTGGGCGTCCGCCGGGGGCCCGGAGGCGACCCTCGCGCGGCTGCGCGACCCGGCCGACCGCGCCCGGATCGCCTACGAACTGGAAGTGACCGGCTCGGACGGCTGCCACGGCGTCCCCGTGGAGTGGGGCACGGTCGAGATCGCCGGTGTGCTCGATCCGGCGCTGCTCCCGGCCGTCGGTCACACGATCGCGGCGCTGGCCGAGCGCCGGGGCGCACCCCCATCGAACGTGTACTTCGATCTGCTGACGGCCGACCGGCTCGGCACGAGCATCCTGCAGCACGTCGGCGACGAGCAGAACGTGCGCACGATGATGCGGCATCCGCGGCACACCGGCGGAAGCGACGGCATCCTGGTGGGCACCAAGCCGCACCCCCGCGCCTGGGGTACGTTCCCCCGCTACCTCGGGCACTATGTGCGCGAGGAGGGCGTGCTGACCCTCGAAGACGCGATCGTGCACCTGTCGGCGCGTCCCGCCGCCCGGCTCGGGCTCACAGACCGAGGGCGCATCCGGGCGGGCGCCGTCGCCGACCTCGTGCTGTTCGACCCGCACGCCGTCGCCGACCGCGCCACTGACGCCGACCCGCGGCGCCCCGCCGTCGGCATCCCCTGGGTGTTCATCGCCGGGCGCCCGGTGATCGCCGACTCGACGCGAACCGACCAGGTGCCGGGGCGGGCCCTGCGAAAGAATGCAGTGTGA
- a CDS encoding bifunctional 4-hydroxy-2-oxoglutarate aldolase/2-dehydro-3-deoxy-phosphogluconate aldolase, translating into MILDILRADRALTVVRAPRIEDPAALCRALASGGIRTVEFTFTTPEVERIVAESVATAADHGAVVGVGTVTDEAKAEAAIAAGARFLVTPGLHEGVAAVAREAGIPFLLGALSPSEVMRAMEWGAAAVKIFPASLVGPGYLKDLRGPFPDVAFVPSGGVHAGTAADWVAAGALAVTAGSSVVSAAAIEAGQWQAIREQAKTFSAAVHGV; encoded by the coding sequence ATGATCCTCGACATCCTCCGCGCCGATCGCGCGCTCACCGTGGTGCGCGCCCCCCGCATCGAAGACCCCGCCGCCCTCTGTCGTGCGCTCGCGAGCGGCGGCATCCGCACGGTCGAGTTCACGTTCACGACGCCGGAGGTGGAGCGCATCGTGGCGGAGTCGGTGGCCACGGCCGCCGATCACGGGGCCGTCGTCGGCGTCGGAACCGTGACCGACGAAGCCAAGGCCGAGGCCGCCATCGCGGCGGGTGCGCGCTTTCTGGTGACGCCCGGGCTGCACGAGGGCGTCGCCGCCGTCGCACGCGAGGCGGGCATCCCCTTCCTCCTCGGCGCGCTCAGCCCCAGCGAGGTCATGCGGGCCATGGAGTGGGGTGCGGCCGCCGTGAAGATCTTCCCCGCCTCCCTCGTCGGGCCCGGGTATCTCAAAGACCTGCGCGGCCCTTTCCCCGATGTGGCCTTCGTCCCGTCCGGCGGGGTGCACGCGGGCACGGCCGCCGACTGGGTGGCCGCGGGAGCCCTCGCCGTGACGGCGGGATCGAGCGTCGTCAGCGCGGCGGCGATCGAGGCGGGACAGTGGCAGGCGATCCGCGAGCAGGCGAAGACCTTTTCGGCCGCCGTCCACGGAGTATGA
- a CDS encoding RBBP9/YdeN family alpha/beta hydrolase has protein sequence MTRSFLILHGWDNFRPPGHWQHELATALRSRGERVVYPQLPDAARPSVDAWRDAAGAALAEASGNEAHVVVLCHSLACLLWLGTETLSGDESVERVLLVAPPSPEVVAGFPAIAAFARLPLIAGATPTLIAASDDDPFCPAGATAVFGAPFGLPVTVVPGGGHLERTAGYGAWPAVEAWCLDPATPIVPR, from the coding sequence GTGACGAGATCTTTCCTCATCCTGCACGGGTGGGACAACTTCCGGCCGCCCGGGCATTGGCAGCATGAGCTCGCGACCGCGCTCCGTTCCCGCGGCGAGCGCGTGGTCTACCCCCAATTGCCGGATGCCGCACGCCCCTCGGTCGACGCCTGGCGCGACGCGGCCGGAGCGGCGCTTGCGGAAGCCTCGGGCAACGAAGCCCATGTCGTAGTGCTCTGCCACAGTCTCGCCTGCCTGCTCTGGCTGGGCACGGAGACCCTGTCGGGTGACGAGTCGGTGGAGCGTGTGCTGCTCGTCGCCCCGCCCTCACCGGAGGTGGTGGCCGGCTTCCCCGCGATCGCCGCGTTCGCGCGGCTGCCACTCATCGCCGGCGCGACGCCGACCCTGATCGCCGCTTCGGACGACGACCCGTTCTGCCCCGCGGGTGCGACCGCCGTATTCGGCGCGCCGTTCGGGCTGCCGGTCACGGTCGTCCCCGGCGGCGGTCACCTCGAACGCACGGCAGGCTACGGCGCATGGCCGGCCGTGGAGGCCTGGTGCCTCGACCCGGCGACCCCGATCGTGCCGCGCTGA